A region from the Thalassophryne amazonica chromosome 2, fThaAma1.1, whole genome shotgun sequence genome encodes:
- the irx3a gene encoding iroquois-class homeodomain protein IRX-3a, with the protein MSFPQLGYQYIRPIYPPERQGISGNGRTATDLSPSGALSNVLSSMYGSPFAAAAQSYGAFLPYSNDISIFNQLGAQYELKDSPGVQHPGFAHHHPAFYPYGQYQFGDPSRPKNATRESTSTLKAWLSEHRKNPYPTKGEKIMLAIITKMTLTQVSTWFANARRRLKKENKMTWAPRNRTDEEGNVYTSDHEGEEGDKREDEEEIDLENIDTENIESKDDLDDQDDLHSDIKLDGRSDSEISDGYEDLQGPDQRFLKAVGKDGKDVERGGEHFHTHHHLHPLELKRSHQASAEQLKLNQASPPSENNQAPAQKPKIWSLAETATAPDNPRKSPQMNGNSCAGPAAQTIISPHRLLSSCPVGKIQNWTNRAFSAHQLALLNSNHYLGLANQATATGLALYSSSSRHSEDKSHSSESAVTGTCPRH; encoded by the exons ATGTCTTTCCCTCAACTGGGATATCAGTACATCCGACCGATATACCCGCCGGAGCGTCAGGGGATCTCCGGGAACGGCCGAACCGCCACTGACCTGAGCCCGTCCGGCGCGCTCTCCAATGTCCTGTCGTCCATGTACGGATCTCCGTTCGCTGCGGCGGCGCAGAGCTACGGAGCCTTTCTGCCCTACTCCAACGATATCTCAATTTTCAACCAGTTG ggcGCTCAATATGAGCTGAAGGACAGTCCCGGTGTTCAGCACCCAGGGTTTGCCCACCACCACCCTGCTTTTTATCCATATGGTCAATACCAGTTCGGTGACCCGTCCAGACCCAAAAACGCCACCAGGGAGAGCACCAGCACCCTGAAGGCCTGGCTCAGTGAGCACCGCAAGAACCCTTACCCGACCAAGGGAGAGAAGATCATGTTGGCCATAATCACCAAGATGACCCTGACGCAGGTGTCCACCTGGTTCGCCAACGCCAGGAGGAGGCTAAAGAAGGAGAACAAGATGACCTGGGCCCCTCGGAACCGCACAGACGAGGAGGGCAACGTTTATACCAGCGACCACGAGGGGGAGGAGGGCGACAAGAGGGAGGACGAGGAGGAGATCGACCTGGAGAACATCGACACGGAGAACATTGAGAGCAAGGACGACCTGGATGACCAGGACGACCTGCACTCAGACATCAAACTCGACGGGAGGAGTGACTCTGAGATTTCTGACGGCTATGAGGATTTACAAGGGCCCGACCAGAGGTTTCTAAAAGCGGTGGGGAAGGATGGCAAAGACGTGGAGAGAGGAGGGGAGCACTTCCACACTCACCACCACCTCCATCCTTTGGAACTCAAAAGGTCCCACCAGGCGAGCGCGGAGCAGCTCAAACTCAACCAGGCGTCCCCGCCGTCAGAGAACAACCAGGCTCCTGCGCAAAAGCCAAAGATCTGGTCTTTAGCAGAGACGGCCACGGCACCGGACAATCCACGCAAATCGCCGCAAATGAACGGCAACAGCTGCGCTGGGCCCGCGGCGCAGACCATCATCAGCCCGCACAGACTCCTCTCCTCGTGTCCCGTGGGGAAAATCCAGAACTGGACCAACCGGGCCTTCTCAGCGCATCAGCTGGCTTTACTGAACTCGAACCACTACCTGGGACTGGCAAACCAGGCCACGGCCACGGGCCTGGCTctgtacagcagcagcagcaggcacTCAGAAGACAAGAGTCATAGTTCAGAGTCTGCAGTCACAGGTACATGTCCCCGACACTGA